In Clostridium sp. SY8519, one genomic interval encodes:
- a CDS encoding HAMP domain-containing sensor histidine kinase — MNERTIRKLRKKFIKMFIVAAILVMAFIGTLINTTNVVTSRQLIYSTLSYIADNNGTLKKDADAYQAENSDSGSTGNSSSQESDEEKNETRVENRLNSFSSEFHYSARYFAVIFDKNGTVQKVKTSHIASVTGETAEKYAKKVLRRKFSYGRHRVYFYLRQVNEEGNTIVVFLDCTSQLQSEARLIFLTILICGAGLLLTYLLLLRLSDLIIRPELENMKRQKQFLTNASHELKTPLAVIRANTEVEEMMNGENEWTRSTRRQIDRMDGLIQNLVMISRAEEQEVGEVTDVNMTELVRETVEPFSALAKQDQKELVLQLDDAVMFRADASQVRQLTSLLIDNAIKYCDDGGKVQVTLLNRNNMRIGWKKDKNIRLIISNSYAEGENVDFSRFFDRFYREDQSHNTEKGGYGIGLSVAESIVHQYKGTIEAEWKEGMISFVCRF; from the coding sequence ATGAACGAGAGAACCATTCGCAAATTAAGAAAAAAATTCATAAAAATGTTCATCGTGGCAGCAATTCTGGTCATGGCTTTTATCGGAACGCTGATCAACACGACGAATGTGGTCACTTCCCGCCAGCTGATCTATTCGACCCTGAGCTATATTGCGGACAATAACGGAACACTGAAAAAAGACGCGGACGCGTATCAGGCAGAAAACAGTGATTCCGGCAGTACCGGGAATTCTTCTTCCCAGGAGTCGGATGAAGAAAAGAATGAAACACGGGTAGAAAACCGGCTCAACAGTTTTTCTTCCGAGTTTCACTATTCCGCCAGATATTTTGCCGTGATCTTTGATAAAAACGGTACGGTGCAGAAGGTAAAGACCAGCCATATTGCCAGCGTAACCGGTGAAACTGCCGAAAAATACGCAAAAAAGGTTTTGAGAAGAAAATTTTCCTATGGCAGGCACAGAGTCTACTTTTATCTGCGCCAGGTCAATGAAGAGGGCAATACGATCGTGGTATTTCTGGACTGCACTTCCCAGCTGCAGTCAGAAGCGCGCCTGATCTTTCTGACCATCCTGATCTGCGGAGCCGGCCTTCTTCTGACTTATCTTCTGCTGCTGCGGCTGTCCGATCTGATTATTCGTCCGGAACTGGAAAACATGAAACGCCAGAAACAGTTCCTGACCAATGCCAGCCATGAGCTGAAGACGCCTCTGGCTGTGATCCGCGCCAATACGGAAGTCGAGGAAATGATGAACGGCGAAAATGAGTGGACCCGTTCCACCAGGCGTCAGATCGATCGAATGGATGGCCTGATCCAGAATTTGGTGATGATTTCCCGGGCGGAAGAACAGGAAGTGGGGGAAGTGACGGATGTGAATATGACCGAGCTGGTGCGGGAAACCGTGGAACCTTTTTCCGCCCTGGCGAAACAGGATCAGAAAGAACTGGTTCTTCAGCTGGATGACGCGGTGATGTTCCGGGCAGATGCCAGCCAGGTCCGGCAGCTGACCTCTCTGCTGATTGACAATGCTATTAAATACTGTGATGACGGCGGAAAAGTGCAGGTGACTTTGCTGAACCGAAACAATATGCGAATCGGCTGGAAAAAGGATAAAAATATCCGCCTGATTATTTCAAATTCCTACGCAGAGGGAGAAAATGTGGATTTCAGCCGGTTTTTTGACCGTTTTTACCGGGAAGACCAGTCTCATAATACGGAAAAAGGCGGATACGGCATCGGGCTTTCGGTGGCGGAGAGCATTGTGCACCAGTATAAGGGAACCATTGAGGCAGAATGGAAAGAAGGAATGATTTCTTTTGTATGCAGGTTTTGA
- a CDS encoding response regulator transcription factor, translated as MKLLFAEDTKELSRAVCVVLEHSGYEVDPVYDGEEAMERIRTNVYDGVILDIMMPGKTGLEVLTEMRNANILTPVLMLTAKAEIDDRVVGLDAGADDYLTKPFAMKELIARVKSMTRRREEYTLRDMQIANLELRADNFEMTARNSVRLSIKEFELMQTLIMNPDRELDTGYLLEHVWANEPDATEDTVWLYISYLKGKLDSVDAELTIAGSKGGSFQLIRVS; from the coding sequence ATGAAACTGTTATTTGCAGAAGATACCAAAGAACTGAGCAGGGCCGTCTGTGTCGTCCTGGAGCATTCCGGTTACGAAGTGGACCCTGTCTATGACGGCGAAGAAGCGATGGAGCGGATCCGCACCAATGTCTATGACGGAGTGATTCTGGATATTATGATGCCCGGAAAAACAGGACTGGAAGTACTGACAGAGATGCGGAACGCAAACATTCTGACGCCGGTGCTCATGCTGACCGCCAAAGCGGAAATCGATGACCGGGTAGTCGGACTGGATGCCGGGGCGGATGATTATCTGACAAAGCCATTTGCCATGAAGGAACTGATCGCCCGGGTCAAATCCATGACCCGCCGCCGGGAAGAATACACACTGCGGGATATGCAGATCGCAAATCTGGAGCTGCGGGCGGACAATTTTGAAATGACAGCGCGCAATTCCGTGCGTCTGTCCATTAAGGAATTTGAACTGATGCAGACACTGATCATGAATCCGGACAGGGAGCTGGATACCGGATACCTGCTGGAACATGTGTGGGCCAATGAACCGGATGCCACGGAGGATACGGTCTGGCTTTATATTTCCTACCTGAAGGGCAAGCTGGATTCCGTCGATGCGGAACTGACGATTGCGGGCAGCAAAGGCGGCAGTTTCCAGCTGATCAGAGTTTCCTGA